TGAGTCGCGCCCCGACGAGCCCGGCCCATGTCGCCAGGGGGCGGATCACGAGGAACAACAGTGCCACGAACCACCAGCCGGTAGCAGAAAACGTGGCGCCCGACAAGAGGCTACCCAAAACGAGCACAACGGCCACCTCGCCGATCCGCTCGATGTGCTCGTTGAACCGTAACACCTGCCGGGTCATGTGGGCCGGGGCGGTTCGCGGGTCGGTGGCCAGCTCCTCTTCGTCGACCTCCTTCCGCCGCTCGCGCAGCTCCTCCCGCGACACGCCCCCGTTCGCCCGCATCTCCACCCGCCGCAGCGCCACCCCGGCGGCGAACACGGCCAGGAACCCGTACCCGTGGACCAGGTCCGCGAGGCCGAACGACAGGGCGATCAGCCCGAGCGCGAGGAAATCGTCCAGCCCGACAGCCTCCCGGTGGTGGCGGCGCAGGTGTAGCACGAGTTTGCCGGCGCCGGTCCCGAGCGCCCACCCGACCGCGGAACCCGCCGCGACGCCCCAGACCACGTCCACCGCCAGCCACCTCCACCACCCCGCGCCGGGGTCGTGCACCCCGAGCAGCCCGAGCCCGAGCAGGACGAACGGGAACGCGGTGCCGTCGTTCATCCCGGCCTCGCCGGTGAGCGAGAACCGGACCCGGTCGTCGTCCCAGGCGTCGGTCACCTGCACGTCGGACGCGAGCACCGGGTCGGTCGGGGAGATGATCGCCCCGAGCAGGACCGCGGCCCCGACCGGTAGGCCCAGCAGGTACACCCCGACGAGCGCGACGAGGGTGACGGTCGCTGTCATGGACAGGACGGCCAGTCGCAACGGGAGCAGCCACCTCCGGTCACCGGGCGGGACACGGAGCTTGAGCCCGGCGGTGAACAGGGAGACGAGAACGGCGACCCCGGCGAGTCGCTCGACCGCGACCGCGCCGGCGGGGAACCGCAGGTCGAGCATACCCGCGCCGGCCGGGCCGATGGCGCACCCGGCGCCCAGGTAAAACATGGCGGCGGACAGCGGGGCGCGCTTGAGTACCGACCCGGCGAGCGCCATCGCGGTGAGCAGCAGCCCGATCACGAGGAACCACGCGGTGTCGTCCATCTCCGGCCTTTTCACTCGAACCGCCCACGGCGCGGGTAGACGCACTTGCAAACGCCGCGCCGCCGGGCAGCGTGCCACCGCGCCACGAATCGGTTCCCCGTATGAGGGAGCTTTAACACACGCCGCCCGTGGCGCGGCGCTCTACAACGTCCTGACCTGCCAGCGCTCGCGCTGGCGCACCTCCCGGGGCCGAACCGGTCGGCGCCGCTGGCGAATCCGGAGCGGAGGACCGCGCCCGTGTTCGACCCACCCGAGCCCTTGCGCGCCCTCACCGACGCGCTCGCGCGCGCCCGTACCGTCGAGGAGGTCGCCGACGCCCTCGTCCGAACGGGACAGCCGGCGATCGGGGCGTGCGTGACCGTGCTCGCACTACTGAGCGACGACGGGACCGAATTCTTCTGCCCCCGGATCGCGGGCTACCCGGACCGCGTCGCGGACGAGTGGCGGCGGTTCCCTTCGGCCGCCCCAATGCCGATCTCAGAGGCGGTGCGGGAGGGCCCGTGCTGCTGGGGTCCCTCGAACGGCGCCGGGCGTATTACCCGCCCGGCACCGCCGTCCCGGTTCCGGTGGGGCGCGCGCTGGCCGCGATCCCGTTCCGGCGGGCGGACGTGGCCGGCGGGCTGGGGTTCACGTTCCCCGACGACCGGGCCTTCGGGCGCGACGAGCTGGTCTTACTCAGCGGCACCGCGGAACTGTGCGCGGCCGCCCTCGGCCGGGTGCGGCGCGGCGGACTGGGGTGTGACGTGTTACTGGTCGACGACGAGCCGGCGGTCCGCGCGATGTTGAATTTCGTCTTGCGCCTCCACGCGTTCACCGTGCGGGTGGCGGCGAGCGGAGAAGAGGCACTGGAGCTGTACCGCGCCCACCGGGGCACGGTGGAGGTGGTGCTACTCGACGTGCAGATGCCGGGACTGGACGGGGCACAGACGCTGGCCGCGATCCGCGCAACCGACCCGGGCGCGAGGTGCGTGTTCATGAGCGGCCACACCGGCCGGTACTCGCACGCCGACCTCCTCGCCCTGGGCGCCGAGCGGGTGCTGCAGAAGCTGTTCTCCTCGCTCGACCAGTTGATCGGGGTGCTCGGCGAAGTGGCCCGGCGATAGGTCCGCTCTCACGCCGCGCGGAGCGGGTGCACAGTCAGAAATAAAGAGGCCCGGTGGGCCAGGGCCTCTGGCGTTTCGTTTCCGCAACGTGGTCACTTTTTCCGCCCCGTCTTGGGCTCGGCCCTTCCGTTGCTCGGTGCGGCCTCCTCCCCTTCTTCCTCACCGCCGTCCTCGGCTCCGACGTTGATGACGGTCTCGGCCAGTTCGGTCAACTTCTTGTCGGCCCCGCCCTCCTCGTCGAGTGTTTCCTGCAACAGGGCCGCGGCCCCCTCGTAACCCAGGAGGTTGGCGAACGTGCGGACGCACCCGTACCCGGCCATCTCGTAGTGCTCGACCCGCTGGGCGGCCGCGATGAGGGCCGCATCAACGACCGCCGGTGCGCCGTCCTCTTGCATGATCTCCTTGCCCTCTTCGATCAACCCTTCCATCGCCTTGCACTTCTTTCCCTTCGGGCTGACCTCGAGTTCTTCAAAGATCTGGTCGAGCCGTTCGACCTATTTTTGGGTAACCGTGAGGTGCTCGGTGAGCGCCGCCTTCAGTTCGGCCGAGGAGGCCGCCTTGGCCATCCGCGGCAGTGCTTTCAGGAGTTGGTTTTCCGCGTTGTACAGGTCCTTGAGTTCGTCCACGTACAGGTCGTGCAAGGAGTCGAGTGACATATCGGTGGTTCGGTGCGGGACAATGGAATGGGGCGCGCCCGGCAGGATCAGCAACTCGTGAGCCGTACGAGCCGCTACCCGGTCGCGAGCGCCCGGAAGTCGATTTCGGTGGCGCCGGGCGTACCGGCCTTGAGAACGCGCCGCATCAGCGCGAGGGCCGA
This region of Gemmata massiliana genomic DNA includes:
- a CDS encoding cation:proton antiporter → MDDTAWFLVIGLLLTAMALAGSVLKRAPLSAAMFYLGAGCAIGPAGAGMLDLRFPAGAVAVERLAGVAVLVSLFTAGLKLRVPPGDRRWLLPLRLAVLSMTATVTLVALVGVYLLGLPVGAAVLLGAIISPTDPVLASDVQVTDAWDDDRVRFSLTGEAGMNDGTAFPFVLLGLGLLGVHDPGAGWWRWLAVDVVWGVAAGSAVGWALGTGAGKLVLHLRRHHREAVGLDDFLALGLIALSFGLADLVHGYGFLAVFAAGVALRRVEMRANGGVSREELRERRKEVDEEELATDPRTAPAHMTRQVLRFNEHIERIGEVAVVLVLGSLLSGATFSATGWWFVALLFLVIRPLATWAGLVGARLRGPQRALVGWFGVRGAGSVYYLAFALVHGVPKPLADELTRLTLTTVAASIVLHGISVTPLMNLYGRTRVR
- a CDS encoding response regulator translates to MLLGSLERRRAYYPPGTAVPVPVGRALAAIPFRRADVAGGLGFTFPDDRAFGRDELVLLSGTAELCAAALGRVRRGGLGCDVLLVDDEPAVRAMLNFVLRLHAFTVRVAASGEEALELYRAHRGTVEVVLLDVQMPGLDGAQTLAAIRATDPGARCVFMSGHTGRYSHADLLALGAERVLQKLFSSLDQLIGVLGEVARR